In Polyangia bacterium, the following are encoded in one genomic region:
- a CDS encoding cytochrome c peroxidase — MIETGNGTRQTVCLIAAISLAACSKVEPAAGAHVSVSPAIATAPGPAAAPSRALGPAAAVGKLLFFDRTLSASGELACATCHDPDHAYAPPNHLAVQLGGPQRNSPGRRATPSLRYKEFTPGYADLLDNPDGFSAPGPGGGFAWDGRADSLAEQAKAPLLSPFEMSNTDAADVIKKLRASSSAAAFIQTFGAAALANVDLAFSKVQLALQSFQLEDVSFHPYNSKYDLFLYKKPGGELTAAEQRGLTVFRDQKSGNCIGCHLPDASMDDGAPAQFTDYSFAAIGVPRNPQIPANRDRRYGDLGICGPLRADHGRFPEYCGLFKTPTLRNVATRGVFFHNGVIHSLEQALRFYNTRDTRPELWYPTVGGRAKAKPDPDFPRYGLITTQYVGGRVQKYDDLPPAHRPNVDKQLPLDGRAAGSKPPLSERDVNDLVCFLRTLDDDYHPGTPPATGCTD, encoded by the coding sequence ATGATCGAGACTGGAAACGGAACCCGCCAGACGGTGTGTCTGATCGCGGCGATTTCGTTGGCGGCTTGTTCGAAGGTCGAGCCGGCGGCCGGCGCGCACGTTTCTGTTTCGCCGGCGATCGCGACCGCGCCGGGACCGGCGGCGGCGCCTTCGCGCGCGCTCGGCCCAGCCGCAGCCGTGGGCAAACTTTTGTTCTTCGACAGGACGCTGTCGGCGTCCGGCGAGCTGGCCTGCGCCACGTGTCACGATCCCGACCACGCCTATGCGCCGCCGAATCATCTGGCGGTGCAACTGGGCGGCCCCCAGCGGAACTCCCCTGGTCGGCGGGCGACGCCCTCGCTCCGTTACAAAGAATTTACACCGGGCTATGCCGACCTCCTGGACAACCCCGACGGTTTCAGCGCGCCGGGACCGGGCGGCGGCTTCGCCTGGGACGGCCGCGCCGATTCATTGGCCGAACAAGCGAAGGCGCCGCTGCTGTCGCCGTTCGAGATGTCCAACACCGACGCCGCCGACGTGATCAAGAAACTGCGGGCCTCCTCCTCGGCGGCGGCGTTCATTCAAACGTTTGGCGCCGCCGCGCTGGCCAACGTCGACCTTGCCTTCAGCAAGGTGCAGCTGGCCCTGCAATCCTTCCAGCTAGAAGACGTCAGCTTTCATCCTTACAACAGCAAGTACGATCTCTTCCTGTACAAGAAGCCGGGCGGCGAGCTGACCGCCGCCGAGCAGCGCGGCCTGACCGTCTTTCGCGATCAGAAAAGCGGCAACTGCATCGGCTGCCACCTGCCCGATGCCAGCATGGACGACGGCGCCCCGGCGCAGTTCACTGACTATTCGTTCGCGGCCATCGGCGTCCCTCGCAACCCGCAGATTCCCGCCAACCGCGATCGCCGCTACGGCGACCTGGGCATCTGCGGCCCGCTGCGCGCCGACCACGGGCGCTTCCCCGAATACTGCGGCCTGTTCAAGACGCCGACCTTGCGCAACGTCGCCACCCGCGGCGTCTTCTTCCATAACGGCGTCATTCATTCGCTGGAACAGGCTTTGCGCTTCTACAACACCCGCGACACCCGACCGGAACTCTGGTACCCCACCGTCGGCGGCCGCGCCAAAGCCAAGCCTGATCCCGATTTCCCGCGCTATGGCCTCATCACCACCCAGTACGTCGGCGGCCGCGTGCAAAAGTACGACGATCTGCCGCCCGCGCACCGTCCGAACGTCGACAAGCAACTGCCCCTCGACGGACGAGCAGCGGGCAGCAAACCGCCACTGAGCGAACGAGACGTCAACGACCTGGTCTGCTTCCTTCGAACGCTTGACGACGACTATCACCCCGGGACGCCGCCGGCGACTGGCTGCACCGACTAG
- a CDS encoding glycoside hydrolase family 16 protein produces MAIVATSMTVAVAACSNGGSGSGPGSGGSGNSASGGSSGASGGSSGSSGGSSGASGGAGGSSTTGTGGVVGSGGSSSGGSSGVDASADTKSDTGTGTGGSDGGAGASGTGCGVCPNGVIGHCDASANYPTYNGYALSMVEDFCGTLDLDHDPVWTWSDGAPADGATWFNKSQITFANGKMVISAMPQNQPGNYTSYSESDYNSATGKPTGRTVVSGEFRTKYNNYRYGRYEVTYKSPTANADPTKGGYLATMFLFRTPKWTAWNEVDLELEPWDDGNGGSIVHKVAGNVVDFVNTGAGVPGYPGGAAFVADPMSATYIQTDVHTYAFEWTPTSVTWYLDGKVIHSYGGGNGNGGSTPKIPNLSAKIMMNLWVFGGPHFGDPAGNNYPLKSEYDSFRFYKLASETTYPCSPTPGCLPAADTKFSQNNASEVPYP; encoded by the coding sequence ATGGCGATTGTGGCAACGTCGATGACTGTCGCCGTGGCCGCGTGTTCAAACGGTGGTTCCGGTTCAGGTCCCGGCAGCGGCGGCAGCGGCAACAGCGCCAGCGGTGGGAGCAGCGGCGCCAGCGGCGGCAGCAGCGGCAGTAGCGGTGGGAGCAGCGGCGCCAGCGGCGGCGCCGGCGGATCATCGACCACCGGCACGGGCGGCGTGGTCGGCAGCGGCGGCAGCAGCAGCGGCGGTTCAAGCGGCGTCGACGCCAGCGCGGACACCAAGTCCGATACCGGCACCGGCACCGGCGGCAGCGACGGCGGCGCGGGCGCCAGCGGCACCGGTTGCGGCGTCTGCCCGAACGGCGTGATCGGCCACTGCGACGCCAGCGCGAATTATCCGACCTACAATGGCTATGCGCTGTCGATGGTGGAAGATTTTTGCGGCACCCTGGACCTCGACCACGATCCGGTGTGGACCTGGTCCGACGGCGCCCCGGCTGATGGTGCCACCTGGTTCAATAAATCGCAGATCACTTTCGCCAACGGGAAGATGGTCATCAGCGCGATGCCGCAGAACCAGCCCGGCAATTACACCTCGTACTCCGAATCCGACTACAACAGCGCCACCGGCAAGCCGACCGGACGCACCGTGGTCAGCGGCGAGTTCCGCACCAAGTACAACAACTATCGCTATGGCCGTTACGAGGTGACATACAAGTCGCCGACCGCCAACGCCGACCCGACCAAGGGCGGATACCTGGCCACCATGTTCCTGTTCCGCACGCCGAAGTGGACCGCCTGGAACGAGGTCGATCTGGAATTGGAGCCGTGGGACGACGGCAACGGCGGATCGATCGTGCACAAGGTGGCCGGCAACGTCGTCGACTTCGTCAACACCGGCGCCGGCGTCCCCGGATATCCGGGCGGCGCGGCCTTCGTCGCCGATCCGATGAGCGCGACGTATATCCAGACCGACGTTCACACGTACGCGTTCGAATGGACGCCCACCAGCGTGACCTGGTACCTGGACGGCAAGGTGATTCATTCGTACGGGGGCGGAAACGGCAACGGCGGCAGCACGCCGAAGATCCCCAACCTGTCGGCGAAGATCATGATGAACCTGTGGGTGTTCGGCGGCCCGCACTTTGGCGATCCGGCGGGCAACAACTATCCACTGAAGAGCGAGTACGATTCGTTTCGCTTTTACAAGCTCGCCAGCGAGACGACGTATCCCTGCTCCCCGACGCCCGGCTGCCTGCCCGCCGCCGACACCAAGTTCTCGCAGAACAACGCCAGCGAGGTGCCGTACCCGTAG
- a CDS encoding patatin-like phospholipase family protein, producing MLERMTTLRDWLAAEPYTLAMSSGFFGFFAHAGLLSVLEAEGLAPARVCGSSAGALAGGLWASGLSAAQICDELARLRREDFWDVHPGAGLLRGSLFRARIEGLAPAKTFAACRVPLAISVFDVAAMRTAVLRDGALAPAVHASCALPLMFQPVRIGRRFYLDGGILDRPGLRGADADERILFHNLASRSPWRRPGSGALRAPSRPRMQVVSIDELPRVNPFQLQRGRQAIDSAARGMSLALARAVG from the coding sequence ATGCTCGAGCGAATGACCACGCTGCGTGACTGGTTGGCCGCGGAGCCCTACACGCTGGCGATGTCGTCGGGATTTTTCGGGTTCTTTGCCCACGCGGGCCTGCTCTCGGTGCTTGAGGCGGAGGGGCTGGCCCCGGCGCGGGTGTGCGGCTCCAGCGCGGGCGCGCTGGCGGGTGGGCTGTGGGCCTCCGGCCTGTCCGCCGCGCAGATCTGCGACGAGCTGGCGCGGCTACGCCGCGAGGATTTTTGGGACGTGCATCCGGGCGCGGGCCTGCTGCGCGGATCGCTGTTCCGCGCCCGCATCGAAGGGCTGGCGCCCGCGAAGACCTTCGCCGCCTGCCGCGTGCCCCTGGCGATCTCGGTGTTCGACGTGGCGGCGATGCGCACCGCGGTGCTGCGCGACGGCGCCCTGGCGCCGGCGGTGCACGCGTCTTGCGCGCTGCCGCTGATGTTCCAGCCGGTGCGCATCGGCCGCCGCTTTTATCTCGACGGCGGCATTCTGGATCGCCCGGGTCTGCGGGGCGCCGATGCGGACGAGCGCATCCTTTTTCACAATCTGGCCTCGCGCTCGCCGTGGCGGCGGCCCGGCAGCGGGGCGCTGCGGGCGCCGTCCCGCCCGCGCATGCAGGTGGTGTCGATCGACGAGCTGCCGCGGGTCAATCCGTTCCAGCTTCAGCGTGGCCGGCAGGCGATAGACAGTGCGGCGCGCGGTATGTCGCTGGCTCTGGCGCGCGCCGTCGGTTGA
- a CDS encoding serine/threonine-protein kinase, translating to MADSRETPITTGRVFADKYRVDGLLGNGGMGIVFAATHLQLETRVAIKLLRAELTKSSQTASARLLREARATAKIKSDYVARVLDIGMVEWGGLFIVMEHLDGMDLEAFIRTQPRLAVGEAVGYLMQACEGVRAAHALGIIHRDLKPSNLFLAKEVSGAPRIKVLDFGVSKLINAPSDVGSTAGGLTGTNSMLGSPVYMSPEQLTDPRSVDVRADIWSLGMILFELLTGRRAFEASTMPQLGTLILHGKPESVRTFRPELPAGLAAIIDRCLQRDPADRYSSVRALMGDLAKFAPQSTVELTRDVQPAAPHRSIRWPAVAAMAGGLLLAFMLFALAARIRHTTREVSRPVVAETHDAGAVSAAPTVAAPTCGSCVARNCSSEYQACQSSRACRQALAAYNGCVDRATDPLAAACTERLGTARDLATRRLSGCVFARVGGPTVVSGKCVDSCSRSAIGDASCEGYCDCMARTCATTLDAVSCRTTCAALKPQQIRCRTFHCFLALKSEPEVHCQHAVGHLGMCP from the coding sequence ATGGCAGACAGCCGAGAAACGCCGATAACAACCGGACGGGTGTTCGCCGACAAATATCGGGTTGACGGCCTTCTCGGCAACGGCGGGATGGGCATCGTTTTCGCGGCCACCCACCTTCAGCTTGAGACCCGGGTGGCCATCAAGTTGCTGCGCGCCGAGCTGACCAAATCCAGCCAGACCGCGTCGGCCCGGTTGCTGCGCGAGGCTCGCGCCACCGCCAAGATCAAAAGCGACTACGTGGCCCGGGTTCTGGACATCGGGATGGTCGAGTGGGGCGGCCTGTTCATCGTCATGGAGCACCTCGACGGGATGGATCTCGAGGCCTTCATTCGAACCCAGCCGCGCCTGGCGGTGGGCGAAGCGGTTGGCTATCTCATGCAGGCGTGCGAGGGCGTTCGCGCCGCGCACGCGCTGGGGATCATCCATCGCGATCTCAAGCCGTCGAATCTGTTTTTGGCCAAGGAGGTCTCCGGCGCGCCGCGGATCAAGGTGCTGGACTTCGGTGTCTCCAAATTGATCAACGCCCCGTCCGACGTAGGCTCGACGGCCGGCGGGCTCACCGGCACCAACTCGATGCTCGGATCGCCGGTGTACATGTCGCCGGAGCAGCTGACCGATCCGCGATCTGTCGACGTGCGGGCGGACATCTGGTCCCTGGGCATGATCCTGTTCGAGCTGCTCACCGGTCGGCGCGCCTTCGAAGCCAGCACCATGCCCCAGCTGGGCACGCTCATCCTGCACGGCAAGCCAGAGTCGGTGCGGACGTTCCGACCAGAGCTGCCCGCGGGGTTGGCGGCGATCATCGATCGCTGCCTGCAGCGGGACCCCGCCGACCGCTATTCCAGCGTGCGCGCGTTGATGGGCGACCTGGCCAAGTTTGCGCCGCAGTCGACGGTTGAGCTGACCAGGGACGTCCAGCCGGCGGCGCCCCACCGTTCGATCCGCTGGCCGGCCGTCGCCGCCATGGCCGGCGGACTGCTGCTGGCCTTCATGTTGTTCGCCCTCGCGGCGCGCATCCGCCACACCACGCGCGAGGTCAGCCGGCCGGTGGTGGCGGAAACGCACGACGCCGGAGCGGTCTCGGCCGCCCCGACGGTGGCGGCGCCGACCTGCGGATCGTGCGTCGCCAGGAACTGCTCCAGCGAATACCAAGCATGCCAGAGCAGCCGCGCCTGTCGACAAGCGCTGGCCGCTTACAACGGGTGCGTCGATCGCGCCACCGATCCGCTGGCCGCGGCGTGCACCGAGAGGTTGGGCACGGCGCGTGATCTGGCCACCCGCCGATTGTCCGGGTGCGTGTTCGCCCGCGTCGGCGGCCCGACGGTGGTGTCCGGAAAATGCGTTGACAGCTGCAGCCGCAGCGCGATCGGCGACGCGAGCTGCGAGGGGTATTGCGACTGCATGGCGAGGACGTGCGCGACCACGCTGGACGCGGTGTCCTGCAGAACGACGTGCGCCGCGCTCAAGCCGCAACAGATCCGCTGTCGCACGTTCCATTGCTTTCTCGCCTTGAAGTCCGAGCCCGAGGTTCATTGTCAGCACGCCGTCGGCCATCTCGGGATGTGCCCTTAA
- a CDS encoding HAMP domain-containing sensor histidine kinase — translation MTTVVHLHHVDRALLLAFAAVVLSFVSATFYSEHRTAAIEAAAISIQGSAAPRIRRLANARAELRRLQLLIHRAVDHGVPFQRQLEIEAGRELLDEELVQYKLLPMYPDEAARLQSVQAAIGHLNENVNNILTALEAGDLTRALAWQDRLDGSSETLARILSNGIAVNATEAAELAQRISENRRRGVAWAVGLDGVGVVLASLAAALALTVSRAHRRAVQAHRELAERKAEELDAFAMRLAHDIRSPLTTAHLALDTFNRQGFVLDERARRLLGRGERALDQTVKIVEALLEFARAGARAQLGASASVADVSDDVADVVNARAEQIKATVTVRAGGRPTVACSEGALASAIGNLVGNALTYVEGAATREVVIEIVEQRGEVTTTVSDTGPGLSPGADPASLFEPYVRGKDARGRGLGLGLATVKRIVNAHGGQVGVQSSPRGCRFWFTLPVASAKEIRIAEPAVLAADGLHPSPTTPR, via the coding sequence GTGACCACCGTCGTTCACCTTCACCACGTCGATCGGGCCTTGCTCCTGGCGTTTGCGGCGGTCGTTCTGTCCTTCGTGAGCGCGACGTTTTACAGCGAGCACCGAACCGCGGCCATCGAGGCGGCGGCGATCAGCATTCAGGGCAGCGCCGCCCCCCGCATCAGGCGGCTGGCGAACGCCCGGGCCGAGCTGCGGCGGTTGCAGTTGCTGATCCATCGCGCGGTGGACCACGGCGTTCCGTTTCAGCGCCAGCTGGAGATCGAGGCCGGGCGCGAGCTGCTGGACGAGGAGCTAGTCCAATACAAACTGCTGCCCATGTACCCGGACGAAGCGGCGCGCTTGCAAAGCGTGCAGGCGGCGATCGGTCACCTGAACGAGAACGTCAACAACATCCTGACGGCGCTGGAGGCGGGGGATCTGACCCGGGCGCTGGCCTGGCAGGATCGTCTGGACGGCTCCAGCGAGACGCTGGCCCGGATTCTATCCAACGGGATCGCGGTGAATGCCACGGAGGCGGCCGAGCTGGCCCAGCGGATCAGCGAAAATCGGCGCCGCGGCGTCGCCTGGGCGGTGGGTCTGGACGGCGTCGGCGTGGTGCTGGCGTCGCTGGCGGCGGCCCTGGCGTTGACGGTGTCGCGCGCTCACCGCCGGGCCGTGCAGGCCCATCGCGAGCTGGCCGAGCGCAAGGCCGAAGAGCTCGACGCGTTTGCCATGCGGCTGGCGCACGACATCCGGTCGCCGCTGACCACGGCGCATCTGGCCTTGGACACTTTCAATCGCCAGGGTTTCGTCCTGGACGAGCGTGCCCGGCGGCTGCTTGGGCGCGGCGAACGCGCGCTGGACCAGACCGTCAAGATTGTCGAGGCGCTGCTGGAGTTCGCCCGCGCCGGCGCGCGCGCGCAGCTCGGGGCCAGCGCGTCGGTGGCCGACGTCAGCGACGATGTCGCCGACGTGGTGAACGCCAGGGCCGAACAGATAAAAGCCACCGTGACGGTTCGGGCGGGCGGTCGGCCGACCGTGGCGTGCTCGGAGGGCGCGCTGGCCAGCGCCATCGGAAACCTGGTCGGAAACGCCCTGACCTACGTCGAAGGCGCCGCCACCCGCGAGGTGGTCATCGAGATCGTCGAGCAGCGAGGCGAGGTCACGACCACCGTCTCCGACACCGGTCCCGGGCTTTCGCCGGGAGCCGATCCCGCGTCATTGTTCGAACCTTACGTGCGGGGCAAGGACGCCCGCGGTCGGGGCCTTGGGTTGGGGTTGGCGACGGTGAAGAGAATCGTCAACGCACACGGTGGACAGGTGGGCGTGCAGTCGTCGCCGCGCGGCTGCCGTTTCTGGTTCACGTTGCCGGTCGCGTCGGCCAAAGAAATCAGGATCGCGGAACCCGCCGTCCTCGCAGCGGACGGTCTGCATCCATCGCCGACAACACCGCGATGA
- a CDS encoding protein kinase has protein sequence MIGYQLNNYEIKARLGEGGMGTVYLAEHPFMRRKAAVKVLRRSLTEDPGVVSRFMNEARAANAVHHPNIIDIIDVGTLADGVPYLMMEFLDGESLATRLGRLGRLSLAKAVDFATQTASALAAAHAAGIIHRDLKPDNLFVVRDGTIPGAERIKVLDFGIAKLRADVSGSNSETSNGVLLGTPYYMSPEQCRGLATEIDVRTDVYALGVILYEMLCGRPPFESQGAGELLIKHISVVPEAPRVRNPEIPEAIEAAIMKALEKRPADRFESMDAFAAALFAAGIGDRRSTQLLPAARATPPGAAWGSPAGREAESLQAPGRRREEVTTFRTGAGEASPRASHLPGRARAVTGLAIGCAIVVAGVLGARLLWIGSRTPPSVASTPAVPSTAAAQPAEPARTIAPPATDDSPAPPAATQPAAPATAIEPSDDHPSAHHHVVLSPSEKHRRSTAQTRATKAGAATDQPAASTTVAGHRADDRSFATEQRSPAAATAALSKPPEAAPAAAVVAPPSRRKAKRW, from the coding sequence GTGATTGGCTACCAGCTCAATAATTATGAAATAAAAGCCCGCCTGGGCGAGGGGGGCATGGGCACCGTCTACCTGGCCGAACACCCCTTCATGCGGCGGAAGGCGGCGGTCAAGGTCCTCCGGCGATCATTGACCGAGGACCCGGGGGTGGTCAGCCGCTTCATGAACGAAGCACGCGCCGCCAACGCCGTTCATCATCCCAACATCATCGACATCATCGACGTGGGCACGCTGGCCGACGGCGTTCCCTATCTGATGATGGAGTTTCTCGACGGGGAAAGCCTGGCCACGCGTCTCGGGCGCCTGGGACGGCTGTCGCTGGCCAAGGCGGTGGACTTCGCCACGCAGACGGCGTCGGCGCTGGCCGCCGCGCACGCCGCCGGGATCATCCATCGCGATCTCAAGCCCGACAATCTGTTCGTGGTGCGCGACGGAACCATCCCCGGGGCCGAGCGCATCAAGGTCCTGGATTTTGGCATCGCCAAGCTGCGCGCCGACGTGTCGGGTTCGAACAGCGAGACGTCGAACGGCGTCCTGCTCGGCACACCGTATTACATGTCGCCCGAACAGTGCCGTGGCCTGGCGACGGAGATCGACGTGCGCACCGACGTCTATGCCCTGGGCGTGATCTTGTACGAGATGCTGTGCGGCCGCCCGCCTTTCGAAAGTCAGGGCGCGGGCGAATTGCTGATCAAGCACATCTCCGTCGTCCCCGAAGCGCCGCGCGTGCGCAATCCCGAGATCCCGGAGGCGATCGAGGCCGCCATCATGAAGGCGCTGGAGAAGCGCCCGGCCGATCGATTCGAAAGCATGGACGCCTTCGCCGCCGCCTTGTTCGCCGCCGGGATCGGCGATCGGCGTTCGACGCAGCTTCTTCCGGCCGCACGGGCCACGCCGCCGGGGGCTGCCTGGGGCTCGCCTGCCGGAAGGGAGGCCGAATCGCTCCAGGCGCCCGGCCGCCGCCGCGAGGAGGTCACCACCTTTCGCACCGGCGCCGGCGAGGCCAGCCCTCGCGCTTCTCACCTGCCCGGGCGAGCGCGCGCTGTGACGGGGCTGGCGATCGGCTGCGCGATCGTCGTCGCTGGCGTTTTGGGGGCGCGGCTCCTTTGGATTGGATCAAGGACGCCCCCATCGGTGGCGAGCACGCCGGCGGTGCCGTCCACCGCGGCGGCGCAACCTGCCGAACCTGCACGGACGATCGCGCCGCCGGCCACCGACGATTCGCCAGCGCCGCCGGCCGCGACACAGCCCGCGGCGCCAGCGACGGCGATTGAGCCGTCAGACGATCATCCATCCGCCCATCACCACGTTGTTCTGTCACCTTCTGAAAAACACCGCCGCTCGACGGCGCAGACGCGCGCGACGAAAGCCGGGGCCGCGACGGATCAGCCAGCGGCGTCAACCACGGTGGCTGGCCACCGCGCCGACGATCGGTCCTTCGCCACCGAGCAACGATCCCCGGCAGCGGCCACCGCCGCGCTCTCCAAGCCGCCCGAGGCCGCCCCGGCGGCCGCTGTGGTCGCGCCTCCTTCCCGCAGAAAGGCCAAACGATGGTAA
- a CDS encoding TonB family protein — MLRVRRRPVGIAAGLVLGVVLSGAAARAQTDGGAPLAAAPPAETLTAPTLTAHPEAPYPADALATKVEGNVGLELDLDAAGHVTGVRVTAPAGHGFDEAAVEAARHFIFQPAMRQGVPVASTVRFTYEFHLPRPSPTPPPPAAPPPAPAPGEGAHGGPTQSTQVLASKPISAASSFSVQDRDFQLRPIASVQDILRVTPGLVMVQHSGGGKANQYFLRGFDADHGTDLALSIDGVPINLVSHAHGQGFADTNFIIPEVVERVEITKGPYFANQGDFATAGAVNMVSRDAFEHSAAALGLVDSPGHGSAGYRGLLIASPRFDDLPLQATFAAEIGRSNGPFDNPEGWDKYKLFNKLTVHPTPVSSVSLTEVSYASNWHGSGQIPARAVNQGLITRFGSLDPDEGGNTARHQLALSYRLRPSDTSDLRVMAYVGTYRFNLFSNFTLYLRDPIDGDEIEQIDRRTFYGGKLSYRIVHRLRAVTFDSTIGADTRSDDIQEELWDTVHRQQTTAVRSNDVHETFIGAYLNEEITPSRWLRADVGGRADLLSFAVDNRLATSDPTAPASGVDSAHQFSPKASLIVTPLDRPHVQLDVYANYGHGFHSNDVRGVFAQPAVTPLARAKGEEVGSRARFFGRWDLAAAVWQLDLASETVWNGDDGTTAVSDPTNRKGIEIESRYEVTPWLAADMELTFTRSHFTTDRENGGGLALAPKKTWAGGLAGRHAIGPGVARAGLRFYGIGDRPATDDGALIAPGFTQFDLHVGYRHRWFDIAFDIENLLNGDFRSAQFATVSRLRNEPAVGAPVPPQFSCGSNARPAAAPGGGPAGGRFFGCEDVNYTPAYPLTVRLMATIFLD; from the coding sequence ATGCTTCGGGTTCGCCGCCGGCCCGTCGGAATCGCCGCTGGTCTCGTCCTGGGCGTTGTTCTCAGCGGCGCGGCGGCGCGCGCCCAGACGGACGGCGGCGCACCGTTGGCGGCGGCACCGCCGGCCGAGACGCTGACCGCACCGACGCTGACCGCTCACCCGGAGGCGCCCTATCCCGCCGACGCGCTGGCAACAAAAGTCGAAGGCAACGTCGGCCTGGAGTTGGATCTCGACGCCGCCGGCCATGTCACGGGCGTTCGGGTGACGGCGCCGGCCGGCCACGGCTTCGACGAAGCGGCGGTGGAAGCCGCGCGACACTTCATCTTCCAGCCGGCCATGCGGCAAGGCGTCCCGGTGGCTTCGACAGTGCGGTTCACCTACGAATTCCATCTGCCGCGTCCCTCGCCCACGCCGCCGCCACCGGCCGCGCCTCCGCCGGCACCGGCGCCCGGCGAAGGAGCTCACGGCGGCCCTACCCAATCGACGCAGGTGCTGGCCTCAAAGCCGATCAGCGCTGCCTCTTCGTTCTCGGTGCAGGATCGCGATTTTCAACTGCGGCCCATCGCCAGCGTGCAGGACATCCTGCGCGTGACACCCGGGCTGGTGATGGTCCAGCACTCGGGCGGCGGCAAGGCGAACCAGTATTTTCTGCGCGGCTTCGACGCCGACCACGGCACCGACCTGGCACTGTCGATCGACGGCGTGCCGATCAACCTGGTGTCGCACGCGCACGGCCAGGGATTCGCCGACACCAACTTCATCATTCCCGAGGTGGTGGAACGCGTGGAGATCACCAAGGGCCCTTACTTCGCCAACCAGGGTGACTTTGCCACCGCCGGCGCGGTCAATATGGTTTCGCGCGACGCCTTCGAACACAGCGCAGCGGCCCTGGGTCTGGTGGATTCGCCCGGCCATGGTTCGGCCGGGTATCGTGGCTTGCTCATCGCCAGCCCCCGATTCGACGACCTCCCCCTGCAGGCCACTTTCGCCGCAGAGATCGGCCGGTCGAACGGCCCCTTCGACAACCCGGAAGGCTGGGACAAGTACAAGCTATTCAACAAGCTGACGGTCCACCCGACGCCGGTCTCCAGCGTTTCGCTGACCGAGGTGAGTTACGCCAGCAACTGGCACGGCTCGGGCCAGATCCCGGCGCGCGCCGTCAACCAGGGGCTCATCACCCGCTTTGGCTCGCTGGATCCCGACGAAGGCGGCAACACCGCCCGCCATCAGCTGGCCTTGAGTTACCGCCTGCGGCCCTCCGACACCAGCGACCTGCGGGTGATGGCCTATGTCGGCACGTATCGATTCAATCTGTTCTCGAATTTCACGCTCTATCTCCGCGATCCGATCGACGGCGACGAGATCGAACAGATCGATCGCCGCACGTTCTACGGCGGCAAGTTGAGTTACCGGATCGTGCACCGCCTGCGCGCCGTCACGTTCGATTCAACCATCGGCGCCGACACCCGCAGCGACGATATCCAAGAAGAACTGTGGGACACCGTGCACCGCCAGCAGACCACCGCGGTGCGCAGCAACGACGTCCACGAGACGTTCATCGGCGCCTACCTCAACGAAGAGATCACGCCCTCCCGCTGGCTGCGTGCCGACGTCGGCGGCCGCGCTGATCTGCTGTCGTTCGCCGTCGACAACCGACTGGCGACAAGCGATCCCACCGCGCCGGCCAGCGGCGTCGACAGCGCGCACCAGTTCAGCCCGAAGGCGAGCTTGATCGTCACCCCGCTGGATCGCCCCCATGTGCAGCTGGATGTCTACGCCAACTACGGCCACGGTTTTCATTCCAACGACGTGCGCGGCGTGTTTGCCCAGCCGGCGGTGACTCCCCTGGCGCGCGCCAAAGGCGAAGAGGTCGGCAGCCGCGCCCGGTTTTTTGGCCGTTGGGATCTGGCGGCCGCCGTTTGGCAGCTGGATCTGGCCAGCGAGACGGTGTGGAACGGCGACGACGGCACCACCGCTGTCAGTGACCCCACCAACCGCAAAGGGATCGAGATCGAAAGCCGATACGAAGTGACGCCCTGGCTGGCCGCCGATATGGAACTGACCTTCACCCGGTCGCACTTCACCACCGACCGGGAAAACGGCGGCGGCTTGGCCCTGGCCCCGAAGAAGACCTGGGCCGGCGGGCTGGCCGGACGTCACGCCATCGGGCCCGGCGTGGCCAGGGCGGGCCTGCGTTTCTACGGCATCGGCGATCGCCCCGCCACCGACGACGGCGCACTGATCGCGCCGGGTTTCACCCAGTTCGATCTGCACGTTGGCTATCGACACCGCTGGTTTGATATCGCCTTCGACATCGAGAATCTGCTGAACGGCGACTTCCGTTCGGCGCAATTCGCCACTGTCAGCCGGCTGCGCAACGAGCCCGCGGTGGGCGCGCCGGTGCCGCCGCAATTTTCGTGCGGCAGCAACGCCAGGCCGGCCGCAGCGCCCGGCGGTGGTCCGGCAGGCGGGCGGTTCTTCGGGTGCGAAGACGTCAACTACACGCCGGCGTACCCGCTGACGGTGCGGCTGATGGCGACGATCTTTCTCGACTGA